CTGGCGGAGATGGGCCGTCGCCTGCTCTACGACAACCTCTGCGCTTACTCGATGACGCGCGCGGTGCTCGCGGGACAGACGTTCGGCAGCAGCGCGGTGCGAATGATCTTCGCCGCAGATCGCCTGGGCCGACTCGAGGTGCGAGACGTTCACCCCACCAAGAAGGCCGCCCTGAAGGGCAACGACGCGCTCATCGAGGCGCTTCGTTCGGTTTGGGCAGAGGCGCAAGGTGGCAGCAAGTCGCCGCGCAAGAAGGCGCCGGTGAACAAGGCGCCTGCGAAGAAGAAGAAGAAGGTCGCGGCGAAGCGCTCGAAGACGAAGAAGAGCCCGACGTCGTGACAGAACCGCGAAAGCGAAAGGGCGCGCGGCCGCACGGCGACGATGCCCGCGCCGCGAGCCGCTTGCTCGTGGAGGCGACGCTGCGCGTCACAGACATCGTCCACGCGATGCACCGCCGCATCGCCAGCGGCCCGAACGTCCTCGGACTTCCTCTTGAAGCACCGGCGCGCGTGCTCACAGGCCTCGTCTACGGGAGCGTTCGCGGCGTCACACAAGCCGTCGGCGCCGTCGTCGACGCCGTCTTGGCCTCGTTGGGACCGCTGCTCGGCGAGAGCGCGCCCGGCGCGGAGCGGGCCGCTGTGCTGGCAGCCCTCAACGGCGTGGTCGGCGACTACCTGAGCGAAACGGGCAGTGCGCTCGCGACCACCATGTGCCTTTGCCACGACGGTGACACGCTCGACCTCGAGGCAAGCGCCCTTCGGGAGGCCCTGCCCGACGCGTCAAGTCGAGTCGTCGTCCTCGTACACGGCTCATCGATGAACGACCTTCAGTGGCGCCGCGCCGGTCACGATCACGGGGCCGCGCTGGCGCGGGACCTCGGCTACTCGGCCCTCTACCTGCGCTACAACAGTGGGCTCCACGTCTCGACGAACGGTCGCGCCTTCGCTGCGCTCCTCGAAGAGCTCTTCGCGGCGTGGCCCGTCCCCTTAACCGAGCTCGTCCTCGTCGGCCACAGCATGGGGGGCCTCGTTGTGCGGAGCGCCTGCCACGCCGGCGAGGTTGCGGCGCACAAGTGGCGGGCCGACGCGCTGACGAAGCTCGTGTGCCTCGGCTCGCCTCACCACGGCGCGCCGCTGGAACGCGGTGGCAACTGGGTCGACGTGCTGCTCGGCGTCAGCGGTTACAGCGCCCCCTTGGCGCGGCTCGGGAGGCTACGCAGCGCCGGCGTGACCGATCTCCGCTACGGCAACGTGCTCGACGAGGACTGGAATGGCCGCGATCGCTTCGCGCTCGCCGGCGATCCACGGACGGGCCTGCCGCTACCTAAGGGGGTGCAGTGTTACGCCGTCGCGGCGACGACATCGCTCGCGACAGCCACGCGGCTCGCGGGCGACGGCCTCGTGCCGATCGATAGCGCGCTCGGGCGCCCCTCGCTCGCGTTCCCCGAGACGAATCAATTCATCGCCTACGGCGCCGGACACCTCGACCTCTTGAGTCGCCCTGAGGTCTACGAGCAGCTCCGCACGTGGCTCTCGAGCGGCGAGGACTAGAGCGTCTTTCACGACCGGGCGTGCGACTGAGCGTCGCGGGCGCCGCGTCGGGGGTTACGTGAAGGTCAACGACCGGCGACCGTAGTCGAGCTTCATGGCCTCTTTCGCCAGGTAGAGCGTCTCCTCGGCGACGGCGTTGGCCTTGGCCGAGTGGGCGCGCACGATCTCGAGCACCGTCGCGTCGCCGCGCTCGCCTTCGAGGGCGGCGCGCCGCTCACGCATCGGCCCGAGCAGCTCGTCGATGGCGGCCGCGATCTCGACCTTCACGTGGCCGTCGCCGATGTTGTCGCCCCGCGAATACCGGTCTTCAAGCTCG
This genomic stretch from Myxococcales bacterium harbors:
- a CDS encoding alpha/beta fold hydrolase, whose translation is MHRRIASGPNVLGLPLEAPARVLTGLVYGSVRGVTQAVGAVVDAVLASLGPLLGESAPGAERAAVLAALNGVVGDYLSETGSALATTMCLCHDGDTLDLEASALREALPDASSRVVVLVHGSSMNDLQWRRAGHDHGAALARDLGYSALYLRYNSGLHVSTNGRAFAALLEELFAAWPVPLTELVLVGHSMGGLVVRSACHAGEVAAHKWRADALTKLVCLGSPHHGAPLERGGNWVDVLLGVSGYSAPLARLGRLRSAGVTDLRYGNVLDEDWNGRDRFALAGDPRTGLPLPKGVQCYAVAATTSLATATRLAGDGLVPIDSALGRPSLAFPETNQFIAYGAGHLDLLSRPEVYEQLRTWLSSGED